GTCATTGACCTGCCAGACTGGATGGGACTGGGGGGGCTGCCCTGGCTCTTTACAGCTGTGCAGATGCACCTCCACTGGGGCAGCGGCGGCCCGAGTCACGGGGGCAGTGAACACACCATCAACGGACTGAGTGCCGATGCAGAGGTACGTTCAAACACAGCTCACTGTAAATATTAAAACCCAGTTATGATAGCGTAAAGGGGCGGTCAAGTAGTGTAAtaattgtaatataataataatttatacaaaaatataaactgAGAGTGTACCACTTGTGATTATGACAattctgattttatttaaatggtgaaaaaaaacacaaatagatGTACCACAATGTCcaaggcaaaataaaaaaaatactttaaaaagctTTGACTCTGAATCAAAAGTCCAAAATGAAGGAGGAtgaaaaagggttaaaaaattAAGATGAACCAGGTTGCCAACTGGTATTTAAATTTCTAACTTGTGGCAATAAGTGTGATTTAATTGAGCCTTTATAATTATACAAAGATTTGACAGCAGATACAAAATGGATCACACTGCCGATTTTACCAGTGTATGAATATATTTCTACTGGACACACAAGCTTCCATTGGATTGACATGAAAGTCTGAATTCAAGCAAAGTACACCGGTCAGCAAGTAAAGCCTTAACATTTTGTTCACATTATTGTGAACGCAATATGTGATCGAATAAATACATACTCACCAAATTTGTATTAATCCGCAGTTGAAAATGGTCTCCAACAAATACATAGTTTACTCCAGTTGGAGTAATGGTTTGCTAAAAGCTACAGTACCCAGCTGTAAATATTTGTGACCCgcaacaattagttgattaattgattagtcgatCGACAGAAAATGAAGCCGttaattgttttgtcatttttccagCAAAATTGACAAACATTCCCTGGTTCTAGCTTCTAAACGTGatgatttgctgtttttcttggtTATATGAGACAGTAAACTAAATGTCTTAAGGTTTTAAACTAATAAAACAAGCTAATTGAATACATTACTGTGGCCTTTGAGAAACTGTgcatgccatttattttcaagATTGAAAAGAATGTGTTCAGTAGGGACAAATGGTCACTCCACAGACAGGGTAGGATTGTTGCAATGAATTGAAAGATGGGGTTATGGTGGAACTAAAGGAAGTTTGAGTCCCTTTCTTTCTTGCTACATGTACTCTCTTCTCTCCTGTGACTCTccctgtgtcacacacacacacacacacacacacacacacacacacacacacacacacacacacacacacacacacacacacacacacacacacacaggggactcatcattgacataatgcattccctagccccttaccctaaccttaagcatcacaactaaatgcctaaccttaacccttaccctcaccctaaccataacataATTCTAAccataatcctaaaaccaagtcttaaccctcaaacagccctttaaagttgtggggtccagcattttggccccacaaagctgtccggaccccacaagtatgcTGTATTCCCAGTtattggaccccacgaatacagttaaacaagaacacacacacacacacacacacacacacacacacacacgcacacaaatctGTTATAGCTGCGTCAGCTTGGTTGGAGATGGGTGCAGAAACAGATGAGCAACAGACGATCACGTTTTGGGACAGATTGCagttgatgaaaaaaaacaggaagacaTAAAACTTGTAGCAATTGAATAACCTTTGCAGGGAGGGGCGAAGATGCAGAAAGAGTGGAGAGAAAATGGAGTAAGGAGGGAAGGCAAGCTGCACCTCAGTTCCTCTCCATCTGTCACTGTCTGGGTTCGCCAACACAAGGTTTCTTCAGGGGTGAGCAGTTGGAAGAAGAGGAGGCGAGAGGGAATTTAAGCAgactaaaaagacaaaaatcatGCAGAGTCGATGAAAttataagaaagaaaaaaaaaatcacaaacaaaatgaaggagaggacaataaaaaaaatggaaccTGTCATGCATGAGTGGTCTTATTACATAATGAGACAATTATTCTCTTTCTCATTCCCATCAGTCTCCTCAtcgctctttatttttttgtgcgGTCATACTCTCAGAAGGAAACTGAGTTGCACGCAGCCTTCCCTCGctcagtctctccctctctctctcttctttgaACCCTCAGCTGTCACGAGGATAAACCAGGatatctttctctttctcaccaGTGTGAATGGACAAACTGATAGTGTTCTTCCTCTCTCCAGCTACATGTGGTGCACTACAACTCTGAGCTCTACCCCAACATGTCCACAGCAATGACGCAGAGTGACGGCTTGGCTGTTTTAGGAATTCTCATTGTGGTAATAAAAGCAACGCTAGTAAACAATAGCATTAGTTGTATTTTGAGCAATGTAATAAACATTTAAGCCTGAGTTTTGGTTTCCCAGACAGGTGAGGAGACCAACCTGGCATTTAACAACATCCTCAACTACCTGAGCCGCATCAGACATGCTGGTAGGTCTACTTGAAATtgatataaaacacattttgttgtttggcaCACACTTcctttacatttaatttaaaattgagTGATTTATGAACGTTTGTTTTCTTCTAAAttaaacaatattttaaaaGGTTAGTGAATAGCTTAGATCTGTTTCTACTCAGTAATTTGCAGTTTCCAtttttattacatattattattattattattattattattattatttttacatattttgttctgaagcaaaacataaaaagaaacacattgcTTTGGGAATTTAAGATACTGATGGGACAATAATGGAGAGATGAACTCAGCACATcagttgtttttcttctgtgtcCTGCTACAACTaactctttaaaaaacaaatgttgatcATATTTGAGTAGTATATATAAGACCTCACATactctttttctcctccttccaCCCACTGGCAGATCAGAAGGTGTCCATCCCAGCCTTTGACATCCAGTCACTGCTCCCTAAGGATCTGGGTCGCTACTATCGCTACAATGGCTCCCTAACAACGCCGCCCTGCTACCAGAGTGTGATCTGGACATTGTTCAATGAGAGGGTTCAAATCTCAAAGGCACAGGTGAAGCAGAGACACCGAGACTCATCTAAAGCGTACAGAAGTAGACCCTACAAACCTCAACTCAGTGTACACCTTTGATGCAGACATTGATTGCATTGTTGATCCATGATGGATCTTCTATAAGACAAATTGATCCAACATGTATTGAAATGTTGTCTAATGCCTAGATAAAAGATGAACACTTTTTCTGTATTGGCCCAACACAGACTATCTACATAACAGAAGTTTAATCATTACTGTTAGATAAATCTAACACCTTCAGTCACTTTCTTCTGACTGTAGCTTTCGGCCAGGAGAAGATGTCGTCAGGTGGCGTCCAACTTTCATCAGACGGTTCAACCCTGAACCACAACGTCCTCCAGTTGGCGGGTCGGCAGTGGTGGCCAGTCACTTAAATTATTTCACCGTTTTAACCTACAACTGCTGATTATTGGCCTCATAAATTATATTCTTGAGCTTACATGCTACATTATCAAACCACCAAGCATTTAATTTCCCAATTTGTAAATGGAATAATCCTATCCTATATATAATCCTATAAtaagaagtgcaaaaaaagaaaaaagatattCTCTCATCAATTATGACCTAATTGCAGCAGAGATggaaatacagtacattcatgtgCATTAGTGTAAATTACTTTAAACTGagaattttcttcttctttcctttgcATTGATGGCATTGGTGGATTTGCTGTAATGTTTGTTGTTTAAGTGCAGCAATTGTCAGTGGGTTTTCTTTAGTGGAAGATTTCATCTTACAAAAATTTCCTCATTAATTCCTTTTTTTAGGCTCGTATGTAATAAGTTTAAAGTAGAAGTTACATTATAAACAAACTGTGCTTTTGGGGTACcttttaatatgaatatgtgaaatggtttgtttgtctgttcatgttaaaaatgaaattattGAACGGTGGTGAAGAATGTTTTTTAATCACTACCGCCATACATTGTGTGTCACTGCTCTACAGAATTAGCATTAGAGTAGAACATTCTGACTGTGTAGCTAACTCATTCTATTTCTGTAGTCAATGCACAGTGCTGAGCAGAACCATTTTCTTAAACGACCATGGCAAACGGTTCATTGTCCGTTCTACTCTCATCCACACGTCATCTATGCACAGTCCACATTTATATAGGAAGTAATATCCACCTAGTTACAACTACATTAGTGCAAACACTTGTTAACATGACTTGACATTTGCTCACTGAATTAGTTTACTCAGTGACTTTTactgtatttctgtctttgaGATAACACTGCTAAATTGGTCACTTACTTTCTGGTTTAAATGTAGTGCCTCAGGACTGTAACTATTTTTCCCCatccctctcctcttcatctctccaCTCCAGCTGCTAAAGATGGAGACGATACTTTACACCAGTAAAGTCGAAGATCCAGACAGAATGCTGCTGCAGGACAACTACCGCGCGACACAGCCGCTCAACCACAGGGTCGTCTTCACCTCCTTCACtgcaggttagacagacagagcaTATAGGAAGAGAGAATTCATCATCATGTTGACTGCTGACATAAAGGATACGCACATGCTGTGTTAGGAATCAGACATTtaccagaattttttttttcaaatattacCTGATTAGTGTAATATTTAAGTATATTCTTAGAGTTTATCCGTTCAGATTGCACAAATTTGAAGCTGCAAAATGTCACAGCCAATCTGCTGTGAATTTAGCCTAACCACATGTCTACTTTGGTGAATtgtaatgtcagcatgctgctCGTAATACAAACCATAATAAGAAGCCAGTGGGAGGCCATGTGGACCAAAGCTAGCAATTAGCACAATCCACGGTTAGAATGACAAGTGGAATGTGGAGAAAAATGTGCAAATATTAAGGATTACCGGTGACTTTGTCTGAGTGAAAAGAGCCTTTGGATGGCaggaatagagagagagacagaaataaagGGGGGAAGGGGTGGAACATCGAGGGAGagcagtgtttgtttgtttgttgcaaGCTGATTAgagaaaaggatttgcaaaaaCTAAACAGTGACTCCATTGTTATCACAAGAGTCTAACTgagaaaaaagggagagaaaaaagagacagagacgtGAAAGAGGGAGATAGAGTGGTAGACAAGGACAAAGGAGAAAGAATTTGTGTAAAGTGCTCATTGTAGTGAGTGACTGAACTGGAAGGCCTGTGATATCAGCACTGTTGTCAAAGGCAGCAGAACTGACTAGACATAACAGCTGAACAGCAGATTCTGCTGAGCTAAACCAACATATAAAAGCGTATGCACTAACATTTACTGTGATTTGTTAACAATTTATtcaatcttttgtttttgttttattgtagaaTCAGGAAAGGAGCTCTCTTCTGGTAAGACTACATGGGATTTTTCTGCAtgtttttgcaaaaaaacaacaaagtaacTATCGGGCCGATGCTAATGATGATCACTCAATACtctaaataattaaaaagctctgggtttttttctccttctgcaGGTGAAGTCACAGCTATAGTAATAGGAGTGATGTGTGGCTGTGTAGGTCTGGCTGTAATCATTCGCTTCATCGTAAAGACCATACGGTAAGAAGCTTAGCTTCGTTGCTCGGCCATTTCTCTGTTTCTTCCAATGGCTGCAGCAGTCTGCTGTTGTTCTGGTTTAACTGGGCGATCTGCAGAAAACTGTGGGAGCTGTCACTGTGAAAGTATCCTGTCTCTTCTCATTCTCCATCTCCTATCTCTTGACAGATTTTTTACACTCCTCCACCGTGAATCAGTCGCGGTAAACAGGTGGTTTACCTGCTCTCATTACTGACAAGGAAGCACAACTTACACTGACAGTGTGACTTCTTCTTCATCTTGTGCTTGACAGATATCCTTAAGCGCAGATCTTAGATCAATACCAAGATGAACAAAGGGTTAttgaagaaaagatggaaatatATTATAGTAATCTATTGAAATACCATTTAATTTGACAAGAAATTAAAAGTCATGTGTGCATACTGCAGGGAGATTTATGTTAAAACCCTGATGTAAATCAGAGTCTGACATGACCTATGTTACTGGCTGATTTTGGCTCATCACAATTGGTATTGGTATATATTTCAGCCAATAAGtaaaattttgtattttgtagtgTGTTCACCAGAGAGCaagtttatttttgtaaaagatCCTATTCAATCCAGGTTTTGTTCACAGTTATTTAATAGCTAAATGTAAGCCATCCTCATCAAAACCAATACCCTTATTGatataaattgataaaaaagttTGGGTCAGGAAAGCTCTTCAAGCATCAACGAGAGACAAGTGAGATACAATGACTTGATGAGTCCTGATTTAAAAAACAGCTTTCTTTGAAAAAACAGTCAAATAGCATTATTGGCATTGTGTTGGCTGGACTCTATAATAGAAATACCAGTAAATGTATAATCCTCTTTGTAAGGTTTTACCATTAAAGTTAAAAGCAACCCTAAGATCAGCGCTAAGGATAATCTGATTCTCTGACCTCTGCTGCAATAACATGGCTGTTTCCCAATATTTTCTCTCATAATCACCACAGATTAATGAAGGTATGTGGTGGGTCCCCACCAGTCAGTGATTTAACCTCTCCACTGCTTTAATCAGGGGTTCCCAAAGTTCCCATATATGTTCCAGGGAG
This sequence is a window from Sander vitreus isolate 19-12246 chromosome 6, sanVit1, whole genome shotgun sequence. Protein-coding genes within it:
- the ca14 gene encoding carbonic anhydrase 14, translating into MDSLGLFILLMLLCFQWTTAPAAEEVTWTYTGLVGQSEWSQYFPDCGGTSQSPVDVVTTQTKYDPSLIPLTPLGYSQHGNKPFTLYNNGHTAVIDLPDWMGLGGLPWLFTAVQMHLHWGSGGPSHGGSEHTINGLSADAELHVVHYNSELYPNMSTAMTQSDGLAVLGILIVTGEETNLAFNNILNYLSRIRHADQKVSIPAFDIQSLLPKDLGRYYRYNGSLTTPPCYQSVIWTLFNERVQISKAQLLKMETILYTSKVEDPDRMLLQDNYRATQPLNHRVVFTSFTAESGKELSSGEVTAIVIGVMCGCVGLAVIIRFIVKTIRFFTLLHRESVAVNSSTSSWDVLPSNRPAPMSRMKGPEKAKDKKQDMALNSTPKAEKKEEPSPSPQTEP